Within the Fundidesulfovibrio putealis DSM 16056 genome, the region CCGAGATCGAGGTGGAAAAGCTCGGCCCAAACCTGTTCGCGGTGATGGCCGGACAGGTGCGTTTCAGCCGGGGCGGCGCTGCCCGCACGGCAGGCGGGGCCAGCACCTTTCAGTTCGAGGACGCCCAGGCCGTGATCCGTTCCCTGCCGGGTGTGGTGAAGGCAGTTCCCGTGGTGCTGCGCACCATGCCGGTGCGCTTCGGCAATGTGAAGATCCAGTCCCAGATGGTAGCCACCTGGCCCGAGTATACAGGTGTGAGGAACGTCCAGCCGGACCTGGGGCGCTTCTTCACTCCGGAGGAGGAACGCGAGCGGGCCAAGGTGGTGGTTCTGGGGCTCAAGATCGCGCAGCGGCTGTTCGGCGACCCGCAGAAGGCGGTGGGGCAGGTGGTGTACGTGTACCGGGCCGGGCTGGTGGTGGTGGGCGTCATGGAGGAGAAGGGCTCGGACATTTCCGGCACGGACCAGGACGAGCAGATTTTCGTGCCGCTCTCCACCTACATGCGGCGCATGGCCAACCAGACCTGGGTGACCGGCGTCTTCCTCCAGATGGCCGACGGCACCGACTACGCCCGGACCAAGGTGGCCGCCACGGCCATCATGCGCGCCCGCCACAACATCGTGGGCGGCAAGCGCGACGATTTCTCCGTGCTCACCGCCGAGGACACCATGCAGCTCAAGCAGCAGGCCCTGGACCTGGTGGACGTGCTCGGGCTCATAAGCTCCACCCTGAGCTTCGCCGTGGGAGGGTTGGGCATCCTGTCCATCATGATCCTGCTGGTGCGGGCCAGACGCCTGGAGATCGGCGTGCGTCGGGCCATGGGCGCGCGCAAGTCCGACATCATCCGGCAGTTCCTGCTGGAGTCGGGCATGATGAGCGCTGTGGGGGGCGGGGCCGGAGTGCTGGCTGCCCTGGCGCTACTGACCGTGGTCTACGCCCTGGGGAGCTTCCCCTACGTCTACGACGGATGGCTCATCGCGCAGGCCCTGGCCGGGTCTGCCCTGCTGGGGCTGATTGCCGGGGC harbors:
- a CDS encoding ABC transporter permease, which codes for MLLSLKIALLALSTHKLRTVLAMLGVFLGALALTGVRHVSKAMVRQAEIEVEKLGPNLFAVMAGQVRFSRGGAARTAGGASTFQFEDAQAVIRSLPGVVKAVPVVLRTMPVRFGNVKIQSQMVATWPEYTGVRNVQPDLGRFFTPEEERERAKVVVLGLKIAQRLFGDPQKAVGQVVYVYRAGLVVVGVMEEKGSDISGTDQDEQIFVPLSTYMRRMANQTWVTGVFLQMADGTDYARTKVAATAIMRARHNIVGGKRDDFSVLTAEDTMQLKQQALDLVDVLGLISSTLSFAVGGLGILSIMILLVRARRLEIGVRRAMGARKSDIIRQFLLESGMMSAVGGGAGVLAALALLTVVYALGSFPYVYDGWLIAQALAGSALLGLIAGAYPAWQAANVEVLQVLRGKG